In Pantoea cypripedii, the following proteins share a genomic window:
- the ysgD gene encoding YsgD/CorL family protein — protein MDTPSRCWLNNLVHRNNI, from the coding sequence TTGGACACGCCCAGTCGATGCTGGCTCAATAACCTGGTTCACAGGAATAACATCTAA
- the corA gene encoding magnesium/cobalt transporter CorA — MLSAFKLDRSRLTRLELDDQNEKLNTSVWVDLIEPDEGERDLVQSELGQSLATRPELEDIEASARFFEDEDGLHIHSFFFYEDAEDHAGNSTVAFTIREDRLYTLRERELPAFRLYRMRARNQTLLDGNAFELLLDLFETKIEQLADEIENIYSALEKLSRVIMEGQQGEEYDLALSRLAELEDIGWKVRLCLMDTQRALNFLVRKARLPANQLEQAREILRDIESLLPHNESLFQKVNFLMQAAMGFINIEQNRIIKIFSVVSVVFLPPTLVASSYGMNFEFMPELKWSFGYPAAIGLMILAGLAPYLYFKRKNWL; from the coding sequence ATGCTGAGCGCATTTAAACTGGATCGCAGCCGCCTGACGCGCCTCGAACTGGATGACCAAAACGAAAAGCTCAACACGTCTGTGTGGGTCGATCTGATCGAGCCGGATGAAGGTGAACGCGATCTGGTGCAAAGCGAGCTGGGCCAGAGCCTGGCGACACGGCCAGAACTGGAAGACATCGAAGCTTCGGCGCGTTTTTTTGAAGATGAAGATGGTCTGCACATTCACTCATTCTTCTTCTATGAAGACGCGGAAGACCATGCCGGTAACTCGACGGTGGCGTTTACCATCCGTGAAGATCGCCTGTACACCCTGCGTGAGCGTGAATTGCCAGCGTTTCGCCTGTATCGCATGCGCGCGCGTAACCAGACGCTGCTCGACGGTAACGCCTTCGAACTGTTGCTCGACCTGTTTGAGACCAAAATCGAACAGCTGGCGGATGAGATCGAGAACATTTACAGCGCGCTGGAAAAACTCAGTCGCGTGATCATGGAAGGGCAGCAGGGCGAAGAGTATGACCTGGCGCTGTCACGTCTGGCGGAACTGGAAGATATCGGCTGGAAGGTGCGTTTGTGTCTGATGGATACCCAGCGTGCACTTAACTTCCTGGTGCGTAAAGCCCGTCTGCCCGCTAATCAGCTGGAGCAGGCACGCGAAATCCTGCGCGATATCGAATCTCTGCTGCCGCACAACGAATCGCTGTTCCAGAAGGTTAACTTCCTGATGCAGGCGGCGATGGGTTTTATCAACATCGAGCAGAACCGCATCATCAAAATCTTCTCCGTGGTGTCGGTGGTGTTCCTGCCGCCAACGCTGGTGGCGTCCAGCTACGGGATGAACTTCGAGTTTATGCCGGAACTGAAATGGAGCTTCGGCTACCCGGCGGCGATTGGTCTGATGATCCTCGCGGGACTTGCTCCCTACCTCTATTTCAAACGCAAAAACTGGTTGTAA
- a CDS encoding AbrB family transcriptional regulator translates to MARLSLRQQWTILLIASLILGIIFQLFHLPAALLLGPMIVGTVMGLSGAAVRIDKRFFVLAQAVLGCMIGQTLSPAILPPLLQDWPVVMAVLVLTLAASGLSGFLLVRFSNLPGPTGAWGSSPGGASAMVAMAGDFGADVRLVAFMQYLRVLFVATAAAVVARIGLGNGGGSADLVWFPPLHSSFALTLVVMVGGAWLGQKLRIPSGALLLPALIGATLQGTGVATLQVPEWLLALAYALIGWSVGLRFTRPIFLLALRTLPQMVVSIIGLMLLCGGLAWMLTRVLHVDLMTAYLATSPGGLDTVAIIAAGSQVDIAFVMALQTLRLFTILLTGPALARFISRYAHARAS, encoded by the coding sequence ATGGCGCGTCTCTCTTTGCGACAGCAGTGGACCATTCTGCTGATTGCTTCTCTGATTCTGGGCATTATCTTCCAGCTGTTTCACTTGCCTGCGGCATTGTTGCTGGGGCCGATGATTGTCGGCACCGTGATGGGACTGTCGGGTGCTGCGGTACGCATCGATAAACGCTTTTTTGTGCTGGCTCAGGCGGTTCTCGGTTGCATGATTGGGCAAACCTTATCGCCCGCCATTTTACCGCCACTGTTGCAAGACTGGCCGGTGGTGATGGCGGTGCTGGTGCTGACGCTGGCCGCCAGTGGACTGTCAGGCTTTTTGCTGGTCCGCTTCAGCAACCTTCCCGGACCTACCGGGGCCTGGGGATCGTCGCCCGGTGGTGCGTCGGCAATGGTGGCGATGGCCGGAGATTTTGGCGCAGACGTGCGGCTGGTGGCTTTTATGCAGTACCTGCGCGTGCTGTTTGTGGCGACGGCAGCCGCAGTGGTGGCGCGAATCGGTCTGGGTAACGGCGGTGGCAGCGCCGATTTGGTGTGGTTCCCGCCACTGCACAGCAGCTTTGCCCTGACATTGGTGGTGATGGTAGGCGGGGCCTGGCTGGGACAAAAACTGCGGATTCCATCCGGTGCATTGTTATTACCGGCGTTGATCGGCGCGACCTTGCAGGGAACGGGGGTGGCGACCTTGCAGGTGCCAGAGTGGTTGCTGGCGCTGGCTTATGCGCTAATTGGCTGGAGTGTGGGGCTGCGCTTTACCCGTCCGATTTTCCTGCTGGCGCTGCGTACCCTGCCGCAAATGGTGGTATCGATAATCGGCCTGATGCTGTTGTGTGGCGGGCTGGCGTGGATGCTGACGCGCGTGCTGCATGTGGATCTGATGACCGCTTACCTGGCAACCAGCCCTGGCGGGCTGGATACCGTAGCGATTATTGCGGCGGGGAGCCAGGTCGATATTGCCTTTGTCATGGCGTTGCAGACCTTACGCCTGTTCACCATTCTGCTCACTGGCCCGGCCCTGGCGCGTTTTATTTCACGCTATGCGCACGCGCGTGCGAGCTGA
- the rarD gene encoding EamA family transporter RarD, which translates to MDTQQTRQGIGYALGAYFLWGIAPAYFKLVKVVPPLEIMTHRVIWSALFMLLLITLSRNWNQVCSVLRQPKKVLLLAITAVTIGGNWLLYIWAVNNQHILEASLGYFISPLINVVLGMLFMRERFRRLQWLAVFLATTGVLVQLWQFGSVPVIALGLALSFAFYGLMRKKIQVDAQSGMLIETLWLFPLAAIYLFGFADSATSHLSANPLSLNLKLVAAGVVTTVPLMLFAAACTRLRLSTIGFFQYIGPTLMFLLAVGFYGETVTPDKLVTFGFIWLALAIFILDAVVVSARTRVRIA; encoded by the coding sequence ATGGATACGCAACAAACGCGCCAGGGCATTGGCTATGCGCTCGGTGCCTACTTTCTCTGGGGCATCGCTCCCGCCTACTTTAAGCTGGTCAAAGTGGTCCCCCCGCTGGAAATCATGACGCACCGCGTTATCTGGTCAGCGTTGTTTATGCTGCTGCTGATTACCCTGAGCCGCAACTGGAATCAGGTGTGCAGCGTGTTACGTCAGCCGAAGAAGGTCCTGTTGCTGGCGATCACCGCCGTGACCATTGGTGGCAACTGGCTGTTGTATATCTGGGCCGTGAATAATCAGCATATCCTCGAAGCCAGCCTGGGTTACTTTATTAGCCCGCTGATTAACGTGGTGCTGGGGATGTTGTTTATGCGCGAGCGTTTCCGCCGTCTGCAATGGCTGGCGGTGTTTCTCGCTACCACTGGCGTGCTGGTGCAGCTGTGGCAATTTGGCTCGGTGCCGGTCATCGCGCTGGGGCTGGCGTTGAGCTTTGCCTTCTACGGCCTGATGCGCAAGAAGATTCAGGTTGATGCCCAGAGCGGCATGTTGATTGAGACGCTGTGGCTGTTCCCGCTAGCGGCAATCTACCTGTTTGGTTTTGCCGACAGCGCCACCAGCCATCTGAGCGCCAACCCGCTGAGCCTCAATCTGAAGCTGGTGGCCGCCGGTGTCGTCACCACCGTCCCGCTGATGCTGTTTGCCGCCGCCTGTACACGCCTGCGTTTATCGACCATCGGCTTTTTCCAGTATATCGGCCCGACGCTGATGTTCCTGCTGGCCGTAGGGTTTTATGGCGAGACCGTCACGCCCGATAAGCTGGTGACCTTTGGCTTTATCTGGCTGGCTCTCGCCATTTTTATCCTCGATGCGGTTGTTGTTTCAGCTCGCACGCGCGTGCGCATAGCGTGA
- a CDS encoding thioesterase family protein, producing the protein MSSPMLTPQEARRLIGEIFVYHMPFNQALGLELDRLEPEYAELGFANKTMLVGNAAQRILHGGVIASVLDVAAGLVCVSHSLTRQESISEEELRQRLSRMGTIDMRVDYLRPGRGERFVATSSLLRAGNKVAVARVELHNQQGDYIATATATYLIG; encoded by the coding sequence ATGTCATCACCCATGCTGACACCACAGGAAGCACGCCGTCTGATTGGCGAAATTTTTGTTTATCATATGCCGTTTAATCAGGCGCTCGGGCTGGAGCTGGATCGGCTGGAGCCTGAATACGCTGAACTGGGTTTTGCCAATAAAACCATGTTGGTAGGCAATGCGGCACAACGTATTTTGCACGGTGGCGTGATCGCCTCGGTGCTGGATGTTGCTGCCGGCCTGGTGTGTGTCAGCCATTCGCTGACGCGTCAGGAAAGTATCAGCGAAGAGGAGCTGCGTCAGCGGCTGTCGCGTATGGGGACTATCGATATGCGTGTCGATTATCTGCGCCCGGGGCGCGGTGAGCGCTTCGTCGCCACCAGCAGCCTGCTGCGTGCCGGTAACAAGGTGGCAGTGGCACGGGTAGAACTGCACAACCAGCAGGGCGATTATATCGCCACGGCTACCGCAACTTACCTGATTGGTTAA